GCGACTCCACTTGTTCATGGCTGATTTTCCTCGGTACGCGATCAACAACACATACAGTCCCGATCGCATGTCCTTCTGGTGTTACTAAAGGAACTCCAGCATAAAATCTCACATAAGGGGCAGACGTTACTACGGGATTAGTGGCAAACCGTTCATCACTCAAAGTATCAGGAATGATTAAAATATCACGTTGTTGGATACAAAGGGGACAAAACCCAATATCCACAGGCATTTCTTCTACATCCAACCCGACTTTAGCTTTGAACCACTGACGGTTAGTATCTATCAAAGTTATTACTGCAATCGGTGTTGCGCAAGTCTGGGCGGCTAAGAATGCCAAATCGTCAAATGCTTGTTCTGGTGCTGTGTCGAGAATGTCATACTGATGGAGAGCCACAAGCCTTGCTGCTTCATTGTTAGACAATAAAAGATTCATTATATCTTTTCCTATAATATTGAATGATCGCTTGTCTTGATGTGATATAGGGTTCTCCAGATTCTTCAACAAGTGAAGTTTAAAGGTGACGGCATGAGTTGAATGTTTACTGTAAGTCGGTTTGAAACTGCCATGTACATTTGCTTTTTTATTTCCAAAAACTAAACATACCTGACTTGAAAGTAACGAGGCAGGGAGTGAGTGAGTGAGTGAAGGAGAAATATTTTCATCTGTTTTGGTGAGGCTTTGCTTGGCTCGAGTTTCCCGACAGTCGCGCAACTGACGATCTATGGCGTCAGCCATAGGGTGTACAAAGTTCATGACGGCTACTTATACTACTTGCAACTGGTAGCTTGAACTAGGAACTTACCTTTAGGTAAAATCGGTACTTGCTGCACTTGATCGTTCGACGAAGTTACTATCGAATTCTCCATTTGAATCACTTCATTATAGTAATATGCCTAAAGGAGGATGACAAACTTTTTTATTTTCAGTGATATCACGTAAGGTCAAGCAAATTTACATGAGTGTTGGTATTTTTTATTTAGAATTAAACTTAGAATAATAAATTCCCCATACATATAGAAATTATTCAAATGAACTTGGGTCTCGTAGCTTCTGTTACCTCTGCCATTCAGCCCAAAGCTGAAGATAGCTTTGCCATTAGCTTTGCGCCATTGTCTATTGAAGAGGTTTATGGCAAAGCGGAAACTAGCGCAAATGGCGCTATTGTGGTGATGAGTGGCATGGTTCGTAATCAAACAGATGGTAAAGCTGTGATTGCTCTAGAATATCAAGCTTATGAACCGATGGCAATGCGGGTGTTTTATCAAATTGCTGCTGATATTCGTCAAAAATGGTCTATTGTGAACCGTATCGTCATTTATCATCGTGTTGGGCGGTTGCGAGTTGGTGAAATCAGCGTTTTAGTTGCTGTGGGTTGTCCTCATCGTTCCGAAGCGTTTGAAGCTTGTCGGTATGCGATAGATACTCTCAAACACAACGCCCCTATTTGGAAAAAAGAACATTGGGCAGATGGTTCAAGTAGCTGGGTGAGTATTGGCGCTTGTGAAGTTCAAGGTTGTTAATCAATAACAATTAACAACAAACGACTAACAACAAACTTAGAAATTATTTGCACTTATTTACAAATTTGGGAGTTATCTATTTCAGTTTGTAACTATCTGTTTATTCCAAAAGATTATTCCTTTAGACTGATCTCCTATAGAAATAAAAATTTTTTGGGGATAGAAACGCATGCATTCAATAAATTTAGTTTCTCATGATTCCTTTGTGCTTCTGTCTTTCGTAGCTTGTATTACTGGTCTATTGTTACTATGGGAACGCAAGCAGCAAAAGGATGAAGTGGAAGAAACAGAGAAGATTCTGTTTAGGATGAGCTTTTCCTACTGGCTAGTTTACTGTGTTGCTTTCGCTATCCAAAAAATAGTTTTACCTGATTGGGAAACTGTAGTCATGAGTTTAAGGATAACGACTGCACTGTCATATTTCTTAACATTTTCTTGCGTTGTCAGTCTGCCACTACATAAATTTGCAATGCGTCGTGTTCAGGAATAGTCATTAGTAGAACTAACCATTGGACTTTGGACAAAAGGCTAGAAATTACTTTTTCATCGCAAAGGCGATCGCCTCCTCAAGTTGATTTTGATCCAAAGTCGTCACAATAAACACCTCTTGCACTGTTTTGCCGTGGCGTGCGATCGCCTTAAACCCACCGCGAATTGGTACAGAAACTCGCAATTGTAAATGAGGGCTATGACCTTTGACTCGCCCAATTTGTCCCGGTGTCACGGTTTGAATCCCATCCTGGCGTATGAGACGTTCTAGGATTGGGATAAGACCACTAATGTGGGTTGAGTGATTCCAAACAAGTCTGCCCTCAGTGGGTTTTGCCATTTTCTTACAGTATTATGCGGCTTCAAGGGGAGCCATCGTCAAACCAGCCCGAGAAAGCTGCTGATGATAGAATTCAGCAGGTTCTTGGGGACCTGTCCAGACAATTGCTTGACCTTCGTTATGCACTTGGTTTGTCAGTTTCCAAGCGCGATCGCTAGTCATACCCGGAATATACTTTACCAAACAATCGTGAACGTGCTGGAAAGTATTAAAATCATCATCCAATACAATCACTTTATAATTTGGATATGGCTTACGGGTCACTTGACTAGACCGTTCAGGAGCTTTAGTTGGTGCTGTTGCCATCCCGTAAACAGCGGCTGTTAGTCTTGTAACCATAGTACACCTAGCCAAGAAGCTTAACAAAACTAAACTACAATTAACTAGTGTAGTCCATAGTCAATAGTCTAATAACCGAAGAAAGAACTCAGAACGGGCTAGCCCCTAAGAGGGGCGCTACGCAAACGCCCCGCTACGCTAACAGAACTCAGTAGTCAGAATAGGAATAAGGAAAGGGATACTAGCACCATTATTCATTTATGGAAAGAAGAAAAAGAGTTGTGACTCTATGGCTGACGCCACGCCTTACAGGATGTTTTCTGAGTTCTGCGTTCTGACAACTGAGTTCTTTTCAAAAATGACTAATTACTTCCAATCATCCCAATTTTGGTTAAAAATCGAGGTATCCGGGAAGGCAGTGGGGTTACCATTTTTCTCCAACAGCTGTTTGAGGAGTTGTAATCGCGGTTCTGGTAAGGGCAATTTATCTACGAGTTGGTAGGGTGCGATGCCATTTTTCAGGGCAAAAGCTGCTGTCGTGCCCGCTGCTGCACCTGCAGACCATTCAAAAGAGTGTACCCTGTATGCTGCTGCTGCGATGTGACTGGTTGCAATGCTTTTACCACCGACGAGTAAATTGTCGATTTTTTGAGGAATCATCGCCCTGAGTGCAATTTGGAAAGGATAAGCTTGCCCAGCACCACGTCTTTCACCGGCACGATCTGTATTTCCGGGCGCTTCTGGAGGGCTTTTGGTCATGCAAGGATGGAAGTCTATAGCGTAGTGACCGATACCCACAGCATCAGGGAAAATAGTGGAACGAGTTCGCCGCGCTACCTTATCCGGACTGATCTGCCCTGAAAGAACGGATGCTGCTTCCAAACCTCCTAATGCGGCTTTTAGGCGGCGATACATATCTGGTGGTAGTGTTTTGCGGTAATACTCGTCATTGTAGTTGCGACGAGAGATATCAATTTCCCAAATAGAAAAGCCTTCGGGTTGTCCCCAGCTAGGGCGTCCAATAATACGTCGTCCTTCTCGCATATATGGATGTTTTGACAAGCCATGCGCTGTCCCCATTGGGGAATCTAACCCCGATAAAAAGCGGTTATTTGGTTGTGGCTGCTTGACACCATTGCCCAATTGAGAATCTGTATCCCCGGCGGTCAACCAGTAATAGTATCCCAGAGAGATTTCCTCAGCTTTGCGTAAAGATTCTGTTCGCAGTCCACCCATCCAACCTCCTGGCTTCAGTTGCCCACTCGCTTGTAACTGTTGACGAGTGTAAATGAGGTTATCAGCAGAGGTTCCGGGACGGTAATCATTGCCCCAAGTCCAGTTTTGCATTGAGATGTCCCCTGGGGCGGGAGCGTTAAACTTGACACCACCAAATTCCATTGGTTGTCCTTTCGTGGGACTCCAAATGCGACGGTAGGTGAAAACCAAGGGAAAACTTGCTAAGCGCTTCAATTCATAACTATAATATGGAGAGTATTCTGGATAAAATGCGGGCATTGTTTGCGGTTGCGGGTCTTTGGTCGCCTCCATTGCAAAGGTGTAGGTAAAGCCCTGAGTACAAAAAGGATCATTTTGAGGACTGGAAGAAGAAGGTTCCAAATAAGAACGAGCATCAATTCCTAGTCTGTAAGGAACGTCAGCAAGAGCGATAATTTCGCCAGTTTCTGAAGTGTCTACAACATACCAGTTAGGGGCGTTACTTCCAGCTTTACTTTTGGTTTGCTTGGGGGCGAGGCGAACAATAGTTTTGCTAAAGCGGGATGAGTTTTGGTAGGTATAAGTGTCTTCGATGGTTTGAGATAATGGAGTTGTGTTTAGGGGTGGTGCACCTTGAACTGGTTGATGTTGGATGGCGATCGCACTACTAATGAGCTTCCCGTCGCTACTATATTCCAATTCCTTAATCACCGTGTTCGGGAACCATTGCAACTTTCCTTTGCCTTTTTTTTCAGCATCTTTGAGCATTGAAGTCAAAATTTCATGACCATCGCGCGGCAGAAAACACGAGTCACTGACCCAACAGTTACCAGGGTTAATATTACCACGGTATTTACTCTCAATACGCTTTCGCAGTTCTAAGTAACCGCGAGAGTAGAAGAGTTTGCGACGCTGAGTTGGTCGTTCATCAAGTGCAGCAGTTCCTTGCGAGGAGATTTGTCCTCCCAACCAATCAGTAATTTCGGTCAGGCATACCGTTTGCCCTGCCAGTATTGCCTCATAAGCTGTAGCGACACCAGACAGTCCTCCACCTACAACAAGGATGTCACAGTTGACTGTTTTGTCTGGTGTTTTGGGTGGTGCAGCAACGACAGCGTATGGTGCGAGAAAAGAGAAAAAAGTCAGTATAGATAGCAATCGCTTGATTCTTAACAAGATCCGTTCAACTCCTAAATCACCTTTTACAGCATTCTTCCCAAATTTCCTGGCGACTTTTTTTCTGCGACCAGACAAATTAAACAAATGCATTTGCCTTAAGTGCATAAAAATCAAAAGTCACCCATATGAAATATCAGAAGCGATTTCAATAACTTTTGCCACACAAACAAAAAAGGGAAACTGAAACAATGAACACCAAGATTTTACTTGAACAATGTAAGACAACTAATTTATCACAGAGTAAGCGCTTCACCACCCTCTGAGCTAGACCATTTGTGTTGTGTTGTTGTGCCCGCTTTTAGCGGGCTTTTTTTTTATAAAGGGAACGCTTAACAGTGGTAACTGGTAACTGATCAGATAATCATCAGCAAGCAAATAAACTCACGCTGATTACTCATACCAATTCTGGAGTAAACTTGCACTAAATACTTACCTCTTCCACCCTTGGCGTTCTTGGCGACGCCAGTCGCCTAGGTCGGGAAACCCTCACAACGACCACGCTCAGTGCACAGCCTGCAGCGCTGGCTCGTCTTCGCGGTTCGTTTCATAAATATTAAGTGCATCTATGGCTACGCCACGCAAGCTATCATCGAGAATTAGTATCATATATCACGTATTGGAAAAACGCGGTAGATGACAACTACTGAATTTCTCTAAAGGATACGCGGGCTGTTGGTGCTTTAGGATCTTTACTTGCGAAAGCGCAGTATGCGCTTGGATTCGCTTTTCCATAATCCCTGAGGAAGCTTAAACAACTAGAGCGATCGCTAAAAGTCGTTACATACACAACAAATAAATGCCTGTCAACCAGATTTGGATAATCTGGTATCCAAAACACATCTGTTTGAGAATAACCTGCTCCCTGCAAAGTTTTCGTTTGCTTAACAGCACTTTGTAAATTTGGGAAGGTAGAGTCTGCTATAAAATGAAATGAACTAGGCAAAGCACCAGTCATTAGTTGTTTATGCACCATTTGAGAACTGGGGTTTCCAGAAGGAGATAACCTAAAAGAGGCATCTGGTCTTTGTGGTTTTGTGATTAACCCAGAGGATGTTTCTTTCTTATACGCTGTTGGTTGGCGAAAGTTTGTTAACAAAAGACCAATAATTATGGATGTACCGAATAATGCACCTATCATAAAAACGCTGCCAATAAATATGCTGTTCTGTCTTTTGTTTTCAGCGGCAGGCCTTAGAGTTGTAGGAAGAGTCTGGGCTGGTGGTTGAGTACGTTTAGCTACCTGCCCAAATGCCAGAGAACTTGCTATACTCTGTAGAGCATATATCATTGCTCTAGCGCTGGGATAGCGTTCTTTAATATTGTTCCGAATTGCTTTATCTAGGACTGCTGCTAAACTTGCACTGACTCCATCGCGCTGCCAGATACTCTCCCCAGTGTATAAGTCTGTTGTCATTTGTTGCGGCAATTGTCCTGTGAGCAAATAAATAGCTGTTAATCCTAAACTATATAGATCACTAGCAAAAACTGGACGCCCTGCTGCTTGTTCATTAGGCATGAACCCCGCTGTACCAACAATAATTGAACTGCTGATAGATCCTTGAGAATTCACCACTGTTCCCATCGTTTCTCGCACTGCACCAAAATCAATTAATACTGGTTTGTGATCTGATGAGCGCAAAATAATGTTATCTGGTTTAATATCGCGATGAATCAGACCTTTGTCATGCACATATTCCAGCACATCTAACAAACTGATCAAAATCGAGACAACCTCAGTTTCGCTTAAACATCCACTTTGTTGGACTTTCTCAAAGAGGGTTTGTCCGTCGATCCATTCTTGTACTAAATAGAATTGTCCAAACTTTTGAAAGTAAGCGTACAGACTGGGAATTTGATGACTAGTTGCTCCGAGATCCTCTAAAGTGATAGCTTCCCGTCGAAATCGCTTTTGTATCTGTTCTTGAATCAGAGAACTCTCGTTCACTGGTTTGAGTTGTTTAATTACACAACGGCGTGCCGAGGGCATTTGGGTGTCTTCTGCTAAGAACGTGTCGCAAAACCCACCAGATCCAAGTACACTGATGATGTGATAACGCTCACTCAGTAATGCTGGTATCGTTCTTTTTTCTTGATTCATATTAATTTTTGTGTTTTCTAAATAATTGACAAGATAAAATCATAATTTTTACAAATCCAGTGTACCTTTTCGGATTTTTGTCAATGATGTTAATAGAATTTTCATAGAAAGTTGTCAATAGCAGAATATTACAGTAATTTCTACTTTGAGAAACAATTAAATTTTATATCAACTCAAGATTTTAAATTCAAAATAAGTTCTTTTAAATACTCTCTACAGAGAATATTTGGATAAGAAAATTATGAAAAAAGCGAAACTCAGAAAAATTTATATATATCGAGCCAAATTAGTTTATTTTCAAGTAATTTAAGTCAATTATAACGCTTCTTTATGAGTCAGCAAACATTATCTAAAAAAAGTGCCAAAATAGTGATGCTTTTAGTGGTATTGAACGCCTAATCAATATGCATCAAACCACGAAGAAATCAAATTTCATCGATCATATAGCTTGAGGTTAAGCTGATGCTTCAGCAAGATTTAGTTATCAGTAGTAGCCATGACTTACGGCTTGTAGGGCTTTCAATTATCATTGCAGTTCTTGCATCATACACTGCTCTTGATTTAGCTGGGCGGGTCACGGCAGCTAGAGCGTCAGCTAGAATAGCTTGGCTCATTGGTGGCGGGATTGTGATGGGAATCGGTATCTGGTCGATGCATTTTGTCGCGATGCTTGCCTTCAGTTTGCCGATACCGATGTTCTACGACATGTGGACTGTGGTGGTGTCAATACTGCCTGCGATCATCGCTTCGCTTGGCGCACTTTTTCTTGCCAGTCGCCGAGTGTTGAATCTCTGGCAATTGCTGATTGGCGGTACGCTCATGGGTATTGGTATTGCGTCGATGCACTACATTGGAATGTACGCGATGCGAATGGAAGCAACCACTGAGTATAACCCACCGCTGTTTATGCTTTCTGTGGCGATCGCCATTGGTGCGTCGATCATCGCACTATGGATTGCGTTTCAATTACGCATGCAGACGAGTACCGTAGGGTGGACAAAGCTTGGCAGTGCAGTCGTCATGGGAGTAGCAATTGCTGGGATGCACTACACAGGAATGGCAGCAGCTCATTTTAAAGCTAGCAATTTACAAGTATTTACGAGTTCCCAAGCAATAACTAACTCCCTAAGTTGGCTGGCTATTGGGATTGGTGTCGCCACTGTTGTTATCTTGGGTTTTGCATTGCTAACTTCGTTTGTCGATCAGCGTTTAGCAGCCTCAGGGAAGCTTTTGGAACAACAAGAAGTCGAAACGATACGTTCCCAGCAATTTATAGAAATTACTTTAGGCATTCGGCGATCGCTCAATTTAGATGATGTTTTCAATACAACAGTTAATGAAATTCGTCAAGCATTAACTACAGATCGTGTTATTATTTATCGCTTCAATTCAGACTGGAGTGCTACTATCATCGCCGAGTCAGTCGCAGAGGGTTTTGTAAAAACTTTAGGACAAAAAATCAATGATGCTTTTCAAGAAGATGAAATTGAAGTGTACAAAAATGGTAGAGTTCGAGCCACTAGCAAAATTTCTCAAGCGGATTTGACAGATTACCAGAAAAATCTTTTAGAAAGTTTTCAAATCAAGGCAAATTTAGTTGCACCGATTTTAAAAAATTATCAGCTTACAGGTTTATTATGTGCCCATGAATGCTTGAAACCTCGAAAATGGCAAAAATCTGAAATTGATTTATTTGGACAACTGGCAATTCAAGTCGGAATTGCCTTAGAACAAGCAAGTCTTTTTGATGAACTTCAACAAGCGCAAAAAGTCTTACGGCTTCGCGATCGAGCAATTGCAGCTGCTAGTAACGCCATCTTTATTACCGACTCGCACCAAAGCGACAATCCGATCATTTTTTGCAATCCTGCTTTTGAAACAATCACAGGCTATTCACAAGAAGAAGTGCTTGGATGCAACTACCGCTTTTTACTGGGAACCGACACAAATCAAACGACTGTTGAACAAATACGCGACGCTATGCGTGATTCAAGTGAATACCAGATTACTGTCAGAAGTTACCGCAAAGATAATACTCCATTTTGGTATGAATTAACAGTTTCTCCAGTACGAGACGCATTTGGACGAGTCACAAATTTTATTGGGGTGCTATCTGACATTACTTTACGCAAGCAGGCGGAAGAAGGATTTCGCCAAACTAAAGAAGTTCTCCAAAGGCAGCTTTTAGAACTTATTACTGACGTTAAAGAAGCAACTCATGGTGATTTAACGGTTCGAGCTAAAATTTCATCTGGTGAAATTGGTGTAGTAGCAGATTTTTTAAATACAATTATTGACAGTTTCCAGCGGATTGTAACTCAAGTAAAAACAGCTGCTGACAGCGTGAATGTTGCTATCGGCTCAAACTCTAGTGCGCTCCAACACTTAGCAGATGAAGCAATCACACAGGTTAACGAAATTAACCACACTCTTGAAGAAATGGATAACATGAGCGTGTCAATCCAAACAGTTGCACAGGGTGCAAGCCTTGCGACAGAAATGATTGAAACGACTTCTGATAAAGCAGAGGCGACTGCTAAAGCAATGGATTTTACACTCGACACTATTTGGAATTTACAACAAATTATTGTGGAAACAGCCAACAGAGTCAAGTGTGTGGGCGAAACTTCTCAAAACATTTCCTCCCTTGTATCCTTAATGAACCAGATTGATATACAAGTCAACTTGTTAGCTGTCAATACTGGTGTTGAGGCTGCGTGGATGGGTGGAAATCCAATCTTTATCAAATTAGCAGAAGAAATTTCTCAATTGGTTACCAAGTCTGCTGAAGTTACCAAGGAAATTTCACAAATTTTCGACAACATTCAATCGCAAACCAAGGAAGTTGTCAAAGCCATAGAACAAGGAACAACTCAGATGGTGGGTGGAGTAAAAGTTGTTGAAAATGCCAAGCTTAACCTCAATCAGATTATAGATGTGTCCCGCGAAATGAATTCTCGCTTAGAGTTAATTCTTACAGAAACAGTTTCTCAGACAAAAACATCTCAAACAGTTGTGTCATCCATAAAAGAGGTAGCGATCGCTTGTGAACGTACTGCCGAGTCGTCTAGCATAGTGTCTAGTTCTCTACAGCAAACACAACAAGTAGCGCTAGAATTACAAGACTCAGTCGGTACCTTTAAAACAGGGGAAGGGGAACTCCTAAACAAAGCCGGACAAGCTTGATCATACCGCCCCACCAGCTAATACCGTTTCACTTTAAAGTTAGAACAAACGCGGGTAAGTGGGGGGAGTCAGGGGAGTCGGGGGAGTTGGGGGAGTCAAATGTATCAGGATTTTTGTCAAAGGGTATAACTCGTTTTTATCCAAAATTGTCCAGGTTGAGGCGGTATAGCCGCCTCAAAGAACAGCCAAGACCAAACGAGCTGGATAAAGCTTGTCCGGCACTTTGTCTGGGAAATATATATCCCAGATGTTAACGTCAGACAAAAGTAGATCAAAGTGGCAAAAATTTTAACTTCTTAAAAAGAACTTTACATCAACATTGGGGAAAGATGCAATACATATAATATTTTTATAGGATTCCTCCACAGATTTTTGTTCAGCTAGGTAAAGTTTATTTATGTTCTCAGTTAAGCGTTAAGCGTTAAGTGCGATGCACTGAGCGTGGTCGTTGTGTTCCCACTGCTCACGAGTTCGTATGGCTTTGCCACGCAAGCTAACATAAACCAAACCGGATTCTTATAGTACTGCTCGCTTATGCTGGTCAGTACATCACCACAAAAGGAGATATTTTAATGAATTTAAAGGCAGTTGTAGAACTGTTCCAAGAGACATTCCAAGAATGGAGTAAGGATAAAGCGTCGCGTTTAGCCGCAGCATTATCTTATTACACTATTTTTTCTATTGCCCCATTACTGATTATTGTAATTGCGATCGTCGGTGCGGTATTTGGAGAAGCAGCAGCACAGGACGCAATTAGACAGCAACTTGAGGGTTTGGTCGGTCGTGATGGTGCAGGCGTTATCCAAGAAGCTATCAAAAATGCCAACCAGCCAAGAGCAGGAATTATCGCCTCTATTATTAGTGTTATAGTCTTGCTATTTGGTGCAACTGGTTTATTTACTGAGTTGCAAGATGCACTGAATACGATTTGGGAAGTGCAGCCAAAACCCGGACGGGTTATGAAAAACATAGTTCGCCAACGTGTGACATCGTTTGCGATGGTATTAGTTATTGGTTTTTTATTACTTGTGTCACTTGTGATTAGTGGAGTGTTAGTGGGGTTGGTTGGTTACTTTAGAAATGTGCTCCCTGGTGTCGATTTTATTTGGCAGTTTGTGAATTTTCTTCTTGGTTTTGTCATCACCACATTGCTATTCGGACTTATT
This portion of the Brasilonema sennae CENA114 genome encodes:
- a CDS encoding molybdenum cofactor biosynthesis protein MoaE, with product MNLGLVASVTSAIQPKAEDSFAISFAPLSIEEVYGKAETSANGAIVVMSGMVRNQTDGKAVIALEYQAYEPMAMRVFYQIAADIRQKWSIVNRIVIYHRVGRLRVGEISVLVAVGCPHRSEAFEACRYAIDTLKHNAPIWKKEHWADGSSSWVSIGACEVQGC
- a CDS encoding FAD-dependent oxidoreductase gives rise to the protein MHLFNLSGRRKKVARKFGKNAVKGDLGVERILLRIKRLLSILTFFSFLAPYAVVAAPPKTPDKTVNCDILVVGGGLSGVATAYEAILAGQTVCLTEITDWLGGQISSQGTAALDERPTQRRKLFYSRGYLELRKRIESKYRGNINPGNCWVSDSCFLPRDGHEILTSMLKDAEKKGKGKLQWFPNTVIKELEYSSDGKLISSAIAIQHQPVQGAPPLNTTPLSQTIEDTYTYQNSSRFSKTIVRLAPKQTKSKAGSNAPNWYVVDTSETGEIIALADVPYRLGIDARSYLEPSSSSPQNDPFCTQGFTYTFAMEATKDPQPQTMPAFYPEYSPYYSYELKRLASFPLVFTYRRIWSPTKGQPMEFGGVKFNAPAPGDISMQNWTWGNDYRPGTSADNLIYTRQQLQASGQLKPGGWMGGLRTESLRKAEEISLGYYYWLTAGDTDSQLGNGVKQPQPNNRFLSGLDSPMGTAHGLSKHPYMREGRRIIGRPSWGQPEGFSIWEIDISRRNYNDEYYRKTLPPDMYRRLKAALGGLEAASVLSGQISPDKVARRTRSTIFPDAVGIGHYAIDFHPCMTKSPPEAPGNTDRAGERRGAGQAYPFQIALRAMIPQKIDNLLVGGKSIATSHIAAAAYRVHSFEWSAGAAAGTTAAFALKNGIAPYQLVDKLPLPEPRLQLLKQLLEKNGNPTAFPDTSIFNQNWDDWK
- a CDS encoding YihY/virulence factor BrkB family protein; the protein is MNLKAVVELFQETFQEWSKDKASRLAAALSYYTIFSIAPLLIIVIAIVGAVFGEAAAQDAIRQQLEGLVGRDGAGVIQEAIKNANQPRAGIIASIISVIVLLFGATGLFTELQDALNTIWEVQPKPGRVMKNIVRQRVTSFAMVLVIGFLLLVSLVISGVLVGLVGYFRNVLPGVDFIWQFVNFLLGFVITTLLFGLIFKVLPDVKITWNDVLIGAALTSFLFSIGRYVLGQYLGNGSFGSAYGAAGSVVVILAWVNYAAQILFFGAEFTQVYARKYGSRIVPDKHAVPLTEDARLNQGMKPNNRNERTQKRKRFGDDSN
- a CDS encoding MHYT domain-containing protein — protein: MLQQDLVISSSHDLRLVGLSIIIAVLASYTALDLAGRVTAARASARIAWLIGGGIVMGIGIWSMHFVAMLAFSLPIPMFYDMWTVVVSILPAIIASLGALFLASRRVLNLWQLLIGGTLMGIGIASMHYIGMYAMRMEATTEYNPPLFMLSVAIAIGASIIALWIAFQLRMQTSTVGWTKLGSAVVMGVAIAGMHYTGMAAAHFKASNLQVFTSSQAITNSLSWLAIGIGVATVVILGFALLTSFVDQRLAASGKLLEQQEVETIRSQQFIEITLGIRRSLNLDDVFNTTVNEIRQALTTDRVIIYRFNSDWSATIIAESVAEGFVKTLGQKINDAFQEDEIEVYKNGRVRATSKISQADLTDYQKNLLESFQIKANLVAPILKNYQLTGLLCAHECLKPRKWQKSEIDLFGQLAIQVGIALEQASLFDELQQAQKVLRLRDRAIAAASNAIFITDSHQSDNPIIFCNPAFETITGYSQEEVLGCNYRFLLGTDTNQTTVEQIRDAMRDSSEYQITVRSYRKDNTPFWYELTVSPVRDAFGRVTNFIGVLSDITLRKQAEEGFRQTKEVLQRQLLELITDVKEATHGDLTVRAKISSGEIGVVADFLNTIIDSFQRIVTQVKTAADSVNVAIGSNSSALQHLADEAITQVNEINHTLEEMDNMSVSIQTVAQGASLATEMIETTSDKAEATAKAMDFTLDTIWNLQQIIVETANRVKCVGETSQNISSLVSLMNQIDIQVNLLAVNTGVEAAWMGGNPIFIKLAEEISQLVTKSAEVTKEISQIFDNIQSQTKEVVKAIEQGTTQMVGGVKVVENAKLNLNQIIDVSREMNSRLELILTETVSQTKTSQTVVSSIKEVAIACERTAESSSIVSSSLQQTQQVALELQDSVGTFKTGEGELLNKAGQA
- a CDS encoding DUF2103 domain-containing protein gives rise to the protein MAKPTEGRLVWNHSTHISGLIPILERLIRQDGIQTVTPGQIGRVKGHSPHLQLRVSVPIRGGFKAIARHGKTVQEVFIVTTLDQNQLEEAIAFAMKK
- a CDS encoding serine/threonine-protein kinase is translated as MNQEKRTIPALLSERYHIISVLGSGGFCDTFLAEDTQMPSARRCVIKQLKPVNESSLIQEQIQKRFRREAITLEDLGATSHQIPSLYAYFQKFGQFYLVQEWIDGQTLFEKVQQSGCLSETEVVSILISLLDVLEYVHDKGLIHRDIKPDNIILRSSDHKPVLIDFGAVRETMGTVVNSQGSISSSIIVGTAGFMPNEQAAGRPVFASDLYSLGLTAIYLLTGQLPQQMTTDLYTGESIWQRDGVSASLAAVLDKAIRNNIKERYPSARAMIYALQSIASSLAFGQVAKRTQPPAQTLPTTLRPAAENKRQNSIFIGSVFMIGALFGTSIIIGLLLTNFRQPTAYKKETSSGLITKPQRPDASFRLSPSGNPSSQMVHKQLMTGALPSSFHFIADSTFPNLQSAVKQTKTLQGAGYSQTDVFWIPDYPNLVDRHLFVVYVTTFSDRSSCLSFLRDYGKANPSAYCAFASKDPKAPTARVSFREIQ
- the clpS gene encoding ATP-dependent Clp protease adapter ClpS, with translation MVTRLTAAVYGMATAPTKAPERSSQVTRKPYPNYKVIVLDDDFNTFQHVHDCLVKYIPGMTSDRAWKLTNQVHNEGQAIVWTGPQEPAEFYHQQLSRAGLTMAPLEAA